TCACTCCTCTGATTTTTTTCCCCcatacctttttctttttgtcacaTTTTTTTGTTTCGCTCTCCATTTTTAGAaccatttttcaaattttagtcACTTCTGTATACAAGGGgcttaatcattattttaacatGGATTACAAGCTATATCAcagtagaaaatattttataaaatggacaACCTATTTTTTCTATCTAATCTATAAACAGCACAAAGGAGTATAGTTTATGATAACATACTATGTTCTAGTTTAACACATAAATCAAACATGAAAAACTAAAGCACCCAGCAAACTTAGTCAAAATGGAGAACCCCACGCATATAATAGTgtccaaaatataaacaattaatagCATGGGATCGCAAATACAAAcctaaaataaactattaaaaaattcaccatcaaataataattatggtTATATTAACATTTCCGACTTCTATTTGAATTGGCATTTTGAACAAAAACTTAGGTAGCTATTACAGTTTGACAGCAAGACTTATTGACAGAGTTCCAAAACAAGAAGTTTGTAGGTATAGacaaagaggaagaaaatggaaaaaagaaaggtaaaagaaaaaaaaaatggagcaAACTCAATCGAATATTTCCCaagtggtggaagatggaaTATGATCAAAGGTCTCCCACTTGGTTGTGACTACAACAGGCTTTATTCTGGCATTAGATACCTTAAGTTCATCCAGGGTTTCTACACATTTTTGCACTCTCTTTCCCTGAAAAAGCAAATAGTAGATTATTCTCTGTGACTTACCAATTCAACTTTTGCATAGTCCAAACACTGTAGATTTCCTGTCTAACAATATTTTCCACGGTAAAGGTACTCTAAAATAAACAAAGCAACTTTTCCTTAATTGTTTGCTTTCCTTACCTAAAGTATTATAGGAAGTGTTAATGTTCTTTAATCATACTTTTAATTTCACGTTGGTATATAatatacaattattaaataaaatgcatATTATCAAGATAAGATTGTAAATATGATCAGAAAACGACATAATAGCAACCATGAAGCTGCATGTAAGttttgtctttaattttatGACAAGATTAAAGAaatgattatgttatttaaaGATGTTTTTCACCCACATGACCATACCATGATATTTAGACGAATTACCATTCAAATGAAACCAAACAAACACCAAAACAAGTATAGGTGAGAGAAATTGGCACTATATTGAAAATACCTGCAAATGTTTCTGTGCAGAAGCATCGCCTTCTGCAGTAATGCTTTCTAATTTGATTGCTTGTCTCATAAGCATCTCGATTAGTGTTGTAATTTGAACTTCCGGTACTTTGACTCCGTTGGAAATAGACTTTTCAATGGCAGAGACCTACATCAGAAAGAAAATGTATATTGTATGTTATGTTCGGACAAAATTTCGGGTGCTTACTACTTATATCAAGCAATATGTTTCAGATACGGATTCAAACTTAGGCGTGAAAGGAATAGTATTGTTGAAGCTGATGGTTGTTTGAGTTTACGTTGAAGGATATATCATATAAACATTGATGAAGTTAATTGAGATAGAGTTTATGTCTAAAATGTTCATGATTATAACCTTAACAGCTATAAATAACACATAcgcatataaaaaaaatcaaccaaaatcaaccAGTCACATTTGGCTAATTATCATtgaaatacatttataaaaaagaaatgaagttTGAGACGCCACATAATATAACTACACAATATGATGTCATATTCACTCAAATTGTAACACAGACTTGGTCCATGTAGCACAGAGCTAAGAGGTTAggttactattattattattactgatGGGGTTTGTATGTTTGTGCATTTCCTTCAGTATGCTAAAATACAGACCCAGGATTCCAGTTACAGCTGTTTTGACAAAGACAATTAATGTATCACTTTCATCTTTTTTCTGAGCAAAAACAATGTATCACTCACTACTTATGACACTATCCCACCGGCTACCAAGGAAAACTGTCATGCAATACACTCATTGACCCACCGTCAATTCTACCTTAATCATTGACAgaggacaaaaataaaagaaaagaaggagaaaaatcgGATGATAAATGAATAGCGATATagattatttgatgaaaaagagaaaaaactataagaaaatgaagattttattttaaaaaataaaataaacagatAATCAtgtgtttttacttttaaacaaaATCCTTCTATTCTATACTATACTTGGTAACACAAATCATGTTCGGTGTGTCttctttaacttttcaaaaaaaaaaaattcatttttttatgacaaGATTTTTTAACCCATCTCGATTTccaaatttttcattcatttgctacttttttctctctcttgtttTTTCATCTCTCCCTTTTTCCTTCTCATCCACACTGGACGGAAAAGAATAGCCACCGACATGCATACACGGTAATAAGAATACAACCAtttacttttaacatttttacaGTAACTATACATTGAACTGTTGTGAAGTTATTCGAAACATTGAATTGGTAGGATGTGAAAATGATTCAGATACCTGGTCTGCAAGCTGATCAAGGTGGAGTGCAATAGTGTTGATTGCGCGATGTGCGTTTTGGATCTTAGCGTTGATACGCATCTGGATGAAGCGTCGTTCGATGCTGGAAGGGTCTTGGATCAACACCACTTTTGATCTGTCTTTCACTCCGCACGCGTCCAAATACTCTCCGTTTTGTCGCTCTTTGCCTCTGTACACCACTTTCTGTTCATCCACCTGTAACCCCGTTTCCCCACTCAGCACCTTCTTCACTTCCCCTGTCATTTCATTTCATGTCACATCATTTTCACACTATACCCTCCTCCCACTTCaattatcatcaaatcagaCCCATCTCCACATGTTTCCTCTCAGACATccaatattattatattctttaattttcgTTTGCATTTTctgaattaataatttattaaaattatgctttttaacataaaagaaataaataatggtTGTATTTATTATAGTATAAAGGCAAAACACTCGTATGTTCTTAAAATCTTTTACACAAATCCACGCAATTAAAAAGATCAATTATACTTATTctaattaaatctttaaatttaattatttaatgttactTTGATTCTTCTGCgttaagtaatattatttttacgtTATTCTTAAAAGACAATCAAActgtttgaaaattatattaacatcGTGTTTTGCTTGTTCCCAAcataaaaatttgataatacACAAAGACTAAACTCTTCATTCTATATCTTAATTagaattttcaaagaaaattgaGCAAAAAAACTAGCAGACAATGCCATGATACGTGGGCACGTAGCATCAGCACCACCGATGGATTCATAATTCTGCATTGAAACAGCCACCTAACTCAATTTCAACAACATTACTCTTCGCAGTGGTATTTTTCTCATTGACTAGGCagagcaaaataaaattaacaatggAAGTTTAGATCCAGAACTCGTCTTACCGAAAGTGGCCATCGAACTGACGCAGATCTCGTAACGGAGAGCACCGTAGGCGATTCGAAGGCGCAAATTGCGTGCTGGAGCATCCGTTTGCACAGTCCTTTTCTGCACCAACATTCCTCCGGGTCTCATTTCCCACTCCGTCTCTTCTTCTCCCGCTGTCGTCGTCGTCGACGACGAATTCTCTCTGGCGCTCGGTTTCTTCCTTATCATTTTGAACTCAGTTTTCCCGGGAAAATGAAATACAGTGGTGGTGAGTGTTTTTTCTAGGGAAAATGTCTAACGCGTGACGAGCTGTATTTGAAAAAACTGTGTAACCTTTGCCGACACACAAATAGGTTGCAACTTTTGCTGGTGCCGAGATTTTATATGGTATCAGTCGAGGAGGGGGTAAACACAGAATATTGCGTCATTTCTCACTAATGCTATTTAACTCAGAGcgttattattactttattgtaaatttaaaaaaaaaaaaggtaatacTTATATACTaccaataaataaatgttagcattgttatatttaaatattcagATTTAATTAACCTTTGGTCTCCGCAGTTTTAAAAGGAAACTTAATTACGCGTTTATCTTCctatcttttaaattaagtcAGTTTATCATACATTTAATTATCATAAAGTTGCTGACAGAAGAAGACGCTGTTATATCTGACATGAACAATCGACGATGATGTACACGTTAATATGTTACCACTTCGTATACTTctgaaaaatctaaaattaaaatacataattaacttgtaattaaaaaactatgaAGATAAGGTAGATTTAAAAAGAGTATTATGAACAATATTTTCTTGtgatcatataaaaatattttagattttagaaaatataaaacctGAGTCATAAAAATTGGAAGAGAGGAGACTATGGAGTGTGGAGGGAAATAATGGTGGTGATGCGAAGTATGAGGGAGAATGTTGGACCAATGAGACGTATGCCACGTGTAGGAGTGAGTTAGCTAGTGTGTAGTGACAGCTAAGCTTGCCGACAGTTGAAGGAACACGCGGAATGAACATGTTGCTTTTGCTTAATGTTGAAAAGGGACACGTGGATGGGTGGCGTTGGATGAGGATTTTTAAGTTCCTATGATTGCAGTTTGAGCGTTGTTGTGGTTGGTTTATGAttaataatttggttttatgTGGTTGGTTTGTGTTTGATTAGTCTCTCGTTTTCATAAGTAGGCAGCGAAAATACCCAAAAATGACATTACTTAGGGTATAAATTATGGTGGTTTTTTAAGATAGATGGATAAGGTTTAACAACTTGCTGTTAAGTTATATTAAGAGTGAGGATTGAATTGCAAAAGTTGATTATGATTAGGGAACTTGAACATCCCTTTGACTAAATCACGCTTACTTGCCAAATGGATCATAGTTGTCACTGATTAGGATGGCTAGCTGCTGATgtcaaataatcataataaaccCTAATAACTCATCCATTCAATCATCACTATATTATTGACTTCAAAATTCCATAACTAAATTATTCACAAATAACTTCAGGAAAGGTTGAAGAAGTTGAtgtataataaacaaaaaatgcaAAGTTTTCACAAGATTTACAATTGTTTCGGTAGATTTTTtagggaccgagacactaatcTTTTTTTAAGTGTGGCTTTACCGTTTTTCGATGCCTGAATTATTTGGATAGTCTGTTTTCCTTCAGTCTGGATCGCTCGCTTCTCTTTGGCCGCtcgatgtttttttttatggaggGGGGAAGTATCTGCAAAAggtactccgacgctcaagttaggagcgATTTGATGAGCCTCAGTTCATAATTGAGTATTTAGTGATTTTGTTATCACTGTAGAATATTTTCAGAGGAGTGGAGTGTGAGTAGAATGTGAATGGGGTATGATTAGAAGATGATTCGAAAGTACTGGCTTGTGGCTCTCAAACTGATATAAatccaacaaaatataaacagaatataaatatctttaataagatattcttgactattttatatttttaataaagtatatCGTAACCGCTTGACCATGATATCATAATGTCCAACAATATTTGcgtccaattttttttatacaagttTTACATCAAAGGTCAAAAAGCTTTGATAACGAGTTTGATTTAGTTTGGAGCTTTGGATATACATGTTTCAAATGTGAAAAATAGTAAAAGTCATTTAAAAAAGTTTCCACTTGAGTATGAATGtagacaaaataatataatttttgataTTGACAGAGAAACTGTATACTGTCCTTGATTTTTAGTTTACAGGAGAGTCGTACGTAGGGCCAAATTAAGGAACAGAAACAAATTATACAGCAAAATTCAAAcgtttgatgttttaaaaacaaTCAATTATGTCACCAAAATTGACAGCTTGATGCTACAATGAAACAAATTTAGTTTTCAACCACCTTAATAAGTACCTTAACAAGTGTTAGTTAACTTGATCCTCATTTAAATATTCATAACCATACAAAATTTCCCAGTGTCAGAAAATCAAAACAACACTCTTCATACGAAGGACTGTTCGTGGGTAGGTTCGGAAGGATTAGGGCTAAAAGTCAAACAATCCCATCCAAACTTCATACAGTATTTGGTGCagtttcttcttgcacctccaTAAATTTCTATTTGCATCTtcgtataaataaaattttcattctatcattttttttaatggtgcaagaaataaaaaaataacttctaaaTTACGGAATCTAAAACGtttacataatttgaaaattactttGACTTTCGTGTTATATAATCCAAAacgatttttaaaattacttctgacatttttaagaaaaataattatgtttagattGTACAATCTAATctgaaaggttttttttttttaattttcagattACACTATCTAAATCTGAAAGGGATaaaatgagaattttttttttatatatataaaaatgctGAAGGAAAGTTATGGAAGTACAGCATTTGGTAATCCATAGCTGACAGCTCTCACCTGGTTCTGCGGGTTTTCTTTGATGTAACGGGTTATGAAAATGGAGggtgttttgttctttttattattaaatcagTTTTCTCACCTTAAACTTTTAGTTTTTGCTTACCTTTATAACAATACTTAAATAACAGTTGAATGggattctaattttttaattaaatctttttttttttaaattttactcgattaagtttttttttaatatcgtttaaatagttaaaattgtcatgtcatcattttattaatattttttttaattttaattttaaaaaatatttttttcttaaatatttttaaacgtttatttattttttcaatttaatctctatatttatcatttttgtttaattaatttataattttctaaaataaaataattttattttctctaaataggtattaaattaattattatataaatattatattgatacttttattaaaattgatatttttaatagttaatatctataaaattacttttaaaccaactctaataattatatcataacaatataattagagttagtttaaaaatgatttcaaaaatattaaaaaaaagtttgaaatgatagatgtattaaaaaattttctctttaaaaggttaaaaacttaggtatattatttttatcaatttgattacttatatgaaaattttaataaaagtatatatattcaATGAAACAAGACAATTGAAAAGTTTGAAATGACAAtgaaataatctaaaaaaaaagcATTACAACAAAATCATTCCCATAATTACTTAACAAATAAGTCACTTAATTCACATAATTACTTAACAGATAAGTTACTTAAAAGATGTcaataaataatacaaagagcaaatattgttttatttaaaaaattaaaaatgaataaaaataacaaatttaaaaactgaattgaaaaacaatcattttttttctaaaaaattaaaagaaaatttaaaaatttaaaaattaacaaaagtaaaaaaaaaatacagattAACACCTCGTATACACTGCCCACATGCCATTAATTAtctaaacaatattaaaaactaataattaaaaaataaaactagaactacgtttgaaaaaaaagtaaagaaatgtataatacttatatatttGTACGTCATTtggaaaaaagaattaatcaaagtataatatttaaatatttgtacggcattttggaaaaaagaattaatagaagtatcatattttattttaatgaaatatctATCATCATCTCGTATCTAATTCCTAAATTCTCAATTTCATCGTGACCAATCCTTTTTCTACCTCCTCACCATCTCCCATCTCTCCTCTATTTtccaatattattcttttcccATATAAATTGTTCATAGTTTAACAACTTCtatgagaatttattttgtaagaAGAGGAAGGATAGCTTGGATTTGGTAACGAGGAGACCAAGGTTCCAACTGGAGTGagtttcaattattatttttctttcaattgcAGAATTGAAACCACGGTCATAAATAACAGaatgcattttcttttgtaCGTTTGAAAAACGCATTTTGGTTGggttctaaattttataatctgTGTTCAGTTGAGTCGGCAGTTCTGCTCACCAATACGATGATATATCGGGGAACAATCTTTTATGAACCCACCTATTCCAATGTCCAAAAATAGTAAACATTTTGGACAAACCCTAACCTATATACCCTTGTTAAAGAATTAACAAAAGTTTTTTATGAGTAATGAGAAACTACAGCACTGTTTCGCGTGTCGCTTACGTATGATTAACAAGACCAACATTTTCAACTCGTTTTTCCTGTAAAGGCTTTTTATTCAACTATTGGGGGTGGgttttttatgactattttaagAAAACGAATCTGTTCATATTATCACTTACCAGCCAATGCCAGTATCTTCATCAAAATCTCAAGATATTAATATCGTTCATCTCGAATTTCTACAGCAAAACTGAACCTTTTCCTTCAATTCCATCTACATCTCCTCACTTGTCAACATCCTGGGCGTATAATGTCATACAAGCATGTTTAATAAGGAAAGCAGTATTCAAAAACACGCTACAACGAGGCAGTTAGGTAGCTcgaaaatcaagaaaaatacGTAATTTTTGTATTAGCATCTCCCGAGTACCAAAAACGGGCTTCCCAGAGATGATCCAGTCCTTCTCCAGAAGATTTGCTTTGGCACCAGCCGACATTTCATCTTGGAATGCAGAGACTATTTGGTAGATCGAAGTCTTGAGAACGTCAGCTATAGCATAAGCTTTTGAATTCACTGGGCCACTTCTTTTTTTACCAGCTGCAACATCTACCCTTCCACTATTCACAGTTGCCCATTTGATACCAGCAGGTCCCAGCAACTGATTTGGGGGTTGCAGGTTTGTTTTTTTTCCCATGAAATTTTCAACAGCCAGAAGGCAGGATAGAAGTGTTGAAACCACAGCAGCGTTACTCCCGGAAAGCTGAGCAACCCCAAACTTGTCTTCTTTACGTGAAGAGGCAGTCAGTGAAGCAACACTCCTTGAACACCATGCATATAGCTGCATTTAAGCAAACAAATGCTTTTTAATATGTTATCCACAAATTCTggaaatcaatataatattaggGTATTATAATTATCATCATGTTAAAACTGCAACTGGTATGGGCTCGTAATAGTTTTCATACAACAGTAATGCGcctaaaatattattgaaaataggAATATTAGGTTAGTGTATCATACCACCATAGACATTTTAAGTTTTCCCTCAATATAAGGACCTACTTTAATGTGCAAACTCCCATTTTTAAGGCAGTAGTTTGAGTTtaaaacaagatgaaacttctGGGTGTTTGATAATCAGTGTTATGTTACAACTTAAGAAGAGAGTTTAGAGTCTTtaaatcatgatttttctttcaatctaaatatttctatttataacGAGGTACATTTGTCACCATACTCCTAGCAACTTTGCTTGTTTTGGTTCCATAAcctaaaaaataagtttttccaACCATAGTCCATaccaaggaaaaaaaatgaacattaaACAGTGAAGCTGAAAGACATTGTAGAAATGCTAATGCTAGGCCATGAAAAAACTTCTAGTGAAGTTCAATATTCAGTGTAAACACAAATGCCCAAAGTTTGCAGGTTATACGGAGGGGAAAAACGGTTGGTTTTTAGCTTcatataaactataaatataattaagttatacATGTACCTGGAAGTTGTACAGTTCTTCCACGTTCTTCAAATCGGACCGTGCATCCGTGGGGGACAACAGCTGATTTGATAATTGAGTAGCTTTGTCAACAGAATTTCCTGAGCCTTCACCTAATTTAGTTGCAAGGTGTTCCAACGGCTTCAAGCACACAGCAACTACTCTTTTGTAAGTTTCACCGGTTTCTTCAAAAAACCCAGCACGCCTCCAAGTGTCAACATTGTTCTCGCAAACCATGCACAGATCAAGATGTGCAAGATATCTTAGAAGCGATGTAGGATTAGTCTCCTCCAAGGCTGAAAGGAGATGCTCACTTGGATTTGTTTCTGCTGCCGCCGATCCTTTTGGAGGTG
Above is a genomic segment from Vigna radiata var. radiata cultivar VC1973A chromosome 10, Vradiata_ver6, whole genome shotgun sequence containing:
- the LOC106774605 gene encoding BAG family molecular chaperone regulator 2, with the protein product MIRKKPSARENSSSTTTTAGEEETEWEMRPGGMLVQKRTVQTDAPARNLRLRIAYGALRYEICVSSMATFGEVKKVLSGETGLQVDEQKVVYRGKERQNGEYLDACGVKDRSKVVLIQDPSSIERRFIQMRINAKIQNAHRAINTIALHLDQLADQVSAIEKSISNGVKVPEVQITTLIEMLMRQAIKLESITAEGDASAQKHLQGKRVQKCVETLDELKVSNARIKPVVVTTKWETFDHIPSSTTWEIFD
- the LOC106775082 gene encoding uncharacterized protein LOC106775082 (The sequence of the model RefSeq protein was modified relative to this genomic sequence to represent the inferred CDS: added 43 bases not found in genome assembly) gives rise to the protein CPRLPLSLLFATAAAFSAALSLPATALTSSTLPRSVLRGFLTGSLFASHYLFQRRWLLHFPIIQRPPFFSFKMGVPSAARKAFKLSFLASVISAVLLELLPHPFKYAVATPRFFVEQISSLAATFVIFFSWELTHHLHWVLHTKRSIFAPPKGSAAAETNPSEHLLSALEETNPTSLLRYLAHLDLCMVCENNVDTWRRAGFFEETGETYKRVVAVCLKPLEHLATKLGEGSGNSVDKATQLSNQLLSPTDARSDLKNVEELYNFQLYAWCSRSVASLTASSRKEDKFGVAQLSGSNAAVVSTLLSCLLAVENFMGKKTNLQPPNQLLGPAGIKWATVNSGRVDVAAGKKRSGPVNSKAYAIADVLKTSIYQIVSAFQDEMSAGAKANLLEKDWIISGKPVFGTREMLIQKLRIFLDFRAT